CATTATGGTTTCCGCCATCTTTTTAATTCTGGTGGCCAGGCTGGCATACATGCAACTGCTCCAGAACGACAGGTTTTCAACCCTGGCCCGCGAAAACAGGATGAGGCTCATCACCATCACCGCCCCCCGCGGCGAGGTTTTTGACCGCAACGGCATTAAGCTGGTAGGCAACCAGCCGGTTTATACGGTGTCGCTGGCAAACCTGGGGCGCAAGGAAGATACCGCCGGTGTGGTTCAGAGGCTTGCCGCCATTATCGGTACCGATCCGCAGGAAATACAGCAAAAGATCGACCAGCAGAAGCGCCTTTACGAACCGGTAAAAATAGCCACCGGTGTTTCCCCCGAGATAGTCACCAGGATTGAGGAACAGCGCCTTGAGCTGCCCGGTGTGGTAATTGATATTGAGCCGCAGCGGGAATATCCCAACGGTAGCGTGCTGTCCCATGTGATGGGCTACGTGCGCCAGATTAACGAGGAGCAACTGGCGGCCAACAAGGATAAGGGTTACAAAATGGGTGACCCCTTTGGCCAGACCGGTCTGGAGTACACTTACGAGCAGTACCTGCGCGGTCAGAACGGCGGGAGGCAGGTGGAGGTGGACTCCATGGCCAGGCCGGTGCGCGACCTGGGCGTTAAACAGCCGGTGCCGGGCAACAACTTGATTTTGACCATCGACTACAGGGTGCAGAAGGCGGCGGAGGACGCCCTGGCCAGAGCCGCCCAGGAAGCCTTGAAACTGGGCCACAGGGAGGCCGGAGCCGGCGCGGCCGTGGCGATTGATGTACGCACCGGCGGCGTTCTGGCCATGGCCAGCTATCCTGCTTACGACCCGGTTAAGCTCTCCGGCGTGCTGTCCCAGAAAGATTACAATGAAATATTCAACTCGCCCAAGAAACCCTTGTTGAACAGGGCCCTGCTGCCTTATGCGCCGGGTTCGACCTTCAAAATGATCGTGGCCATGGCCGGCCTTGAGTCGGGCAAGATAACCCCGCAGGACGCCATTCTGGACCCCGGAATTTTTTATTACAGCGGGGGCTCGTACAGCGACTGGAAGCCCGGCGGCCACGGGCGGGTTGACCTGATTAAGGCCATCAAAGTTTCTTGCGATACCTATTTTTACCAGTTGGGCCTTAAAGTCGGAATCGATGAAATTGCCAGGATAGCACGCCAGTTCGGCCTGGGTGAAAGCACCGGCATCGAACTGCCCGGGGAGGAAAGCGGCGTTGTGCCGGGCCCTGCTTCCAAGCTGCAGCAAAGGCTGGCCTGGCTGAGCCCGGAGGCCAGGGCGAAGGCCAAGGAGATAGACCGGAAATACAGCGAGCTTTTAAACAAGACGGCCGATGAAAACGAGCGCAAGGCCCTGCTTAGGAAAAGGGGCGATGAGCTGCGGCAAATTGAATGGGAGCTGGACTGGCATGATTACGACACCATCGTTTCGTCCATCGGCCAGGGCGACAACCGTTACACCCCTCTCGAGCTGGCCAGTTATATAGCCACCATTGCCAACGGGGGAATACGCTACAAGCCGTACCTGGTACAGCGGGTGGTATCCCCTGATGGCAGGCTGCTGAAGGAAAACAAGCCGGTTGAGCTGGGGCGCGTCAACGTTTCGCCAGAAACCCTGGCCGTTATCAAGCAGGGCATGTATGAAGTAACCCAGCCGCCGGACGGCACCGCCTACGGCTTTTTTGCAGGTTTCCCCCCGGTGGCGGCCAAAACCGGTTCGGCCGAGGTTTACGGCCATGACAGCACCCACGGCCTGTTTGTGGCCTTTGCCCCCTACGACAACCCGGAAATTGCCGTGGCCGTGGTGATGGAATTTGCCGGGCACGGCGGCACTGCCGCCGGACCGGTGGCGGAAGACATGCTGGCGGCTTACTTCGGCCTGCCCATACCGGGCCAAAAAGCGCCGGTCAGTCCGGAATAATTGTTTTTTGTCTAAATATAATGGAAAAACGGGGTTCTTTTGCCCCGTTTTTTTGTTTTCTTTTAGCAGGATTTGGTTCCCTCTTGTAGAAAGTAACAAGAAGACACGGTGCAGGAGGAGATGGCTTTGGCTAGTTCTAAAGGGGGTATCTACAATGATATCCTTTCAAGGCCTGGTCAAGGGTTCCCGGCGGACAAAGACGATCTGATTGACGAAAACACCATTCTGGTGCAGCGCACCCTGCGTTCCGGCCAGAGTATCCGTTATAACGGTAACATAGTTGTGCTGGGGGATGTCAATCCGGGGGCCGAGGTGGTGGCGTCCGGCAATGTTATAGTTATGGGGGCGCTGAGGGGAGTAGTGCATGCCGGGGCCGGCGGTGACGAAAATGCGGTGATAATGGCATTCCGGCTGCAGCCGACGCAGCTCAGGATTGCCAATCACATTACCCGGCCGCCTGACAACGAGAACGTGGATGCTGAAAACCCGGAGGTGGCGCGGATCAAGAACGGGGTTGTTACCATTGAAGCCTTCCAGACCGGTGGGGAGCGTCAGGGGAAGGTCACTTAAAACGCGTCTAACGTCCGATGACTTTAACAGAGGGGGAGCTTGAAGAGAATGGGCGAAGTAATTGTGGTGACTTCCGGCAAAGGAGGGGTAGGGAAAACCACCACTACCGCCAACCTCGGCGCCGGTCTGGCTTCCATGGGCTATAAAGTGGTCATGGTAGATGCGGATATCGGACTGAGAAACCTGGATGTGGTTTTGGGCCTGGAAAACAGGATTGTTTACGATATTGTCGACGTAACCGGCGGGCACTGCCGCCTGCGGCAGGCCTTGATCAAGGACAAGCGGCTGGAAGGGCTGCACCTTTTGCCTGCTGCCCAGACCAAGGACAAAACGGCCGTAAGCCCGGAGCAGATGCGCGACCTGTGCGGGGAACTGAAAAAAGAGTTCGATTACGTCATTATCGACTGCCCGGCCGGCATTGAACAGGGCTTTCGAAATGCCATTGCCGGGGCGGAAAAGGCCATCGTGGTAACCACCCCGGAAGTGTCGGCGGTGCGGGATGCGGACCGGATCATCGGCCTTTTGGAAGCTGCCGAACTGCGCGAGCCAAAGTTGATCATAAACCGCATCCGCCCAAAGATGGTCAGGCAGGGCGATATGATGAGCATCGACGACATTATCGACATTCTTGCCGTTGAGCTGCTGGGGGTCATACCGGAAGACGAGATGATCGTCATTACCACCAATCGGGGAGAGCCGGTGGTGCTGGATCAGAATTCGCGTTCGGGGCAGGCTTACCGGAACATTACCCGCCGGATTCTGGGCGAGGAAGTGCCGATGATGAATCTTGAGGAAGAGGGCGGATTTTTCAACAGAATCAAGAAGATTATCGGCCTGAAATAAACAGGGGAAGGGGGTAGCGCCTGTGCTGGAATTTTTAACAAGACTGTTCAGCAAGGACGGCGGAAGCAAAAATGTGGCCAAAGAGAGACTGCGCCTGGTTCTGGTGCACGACCGGACCAGCATATCGCCCCAACTGCTTGAAACCCTGAAAGCCGAGTTGATTAAGGTTATATCCAACTATATGGAAATCGATGAGGCCGCCCTTGAGGTTAGCCTGGATTCCAGCGGCAACACGGTAGCGCTGGTGGCCAGCATACCGGTTAAGGGAATGAAAAGGGTAGCAGGAACAGCTTAAAACCGGGGACATTCCTCTTTAGAGGCGTGTCCCCTTTCCTTTTCTAATTAACTGATATATAATATATATGTGAATTTAAAAATTTTAGAATTCAAGCGGGAGAAGTGCGCGCGGCCATGTTCAAGCAGAGCAGGATATTGAAAAAACTTGATTACACCCTTGTTATAACGGTAGTTATAATTATCATTTTTAGCCTGGTCATTATTTACAGCGCCACCAAGCCGTCGGAAGTCCTGACCGCAACCGGGGAAGCGGGAGGAGACCCGTTTGCCTCCGTAAAAAAGCAGGTATTCAATATAATAATTGGCCTGGGCGTGATGCTGTTTATGCTCGGCATTCAGTACGAGGACCTGGCCAAGCATATGAAGGCGCTTTATGCGCTTAACCTGGTCATGCTGGGAGCGGTGATTTTCTTCGGCCACTCGGCGCTGGGAGCAACGCGCTGGATAGGCATAGGCTCTTTTAAGTTTCAGCCGTCGGAGTTTGCCAAACTGATAATTATAATTTGTTTTGCGGCCTTTCTGGTCCGGCGCAAGGGGAAGCTGAACCGGCTTAAGGATCTGCTTCCCTGTTTTGCCTTTATGGGGGTGCCTGTTCTCTTAATTTTAATGCAGCCGGACCTGGGCACTTCACTTGTTTATATGGCCATAATGTTCGGCATGCTTTTTGCGGCGGGGGCGCGCCCGGCGCTGCTGGCAGGTTTGATTGTGGGCGGCCTGTCCCTGGTTTCGCTGTGGATTTGGGCGCACTTCTGGTTTGAGGCCAACAGTTCTTTCGACCTCTGGATTCCTCTAAAGGATTACCAGCTAAAGCGCCTGACCATCTTTTTAAACCCCTGGAAGGACTGGCACGGCGACGGTTACCACGTGATCCAGTCCCAGATTGCCATCGGGCAGGGCGGCTTCTTTGGCAGGGGTCTGTTTCAGGGCAGCCAGACCCACGGTGACTTCCTGCCCATCCAGGAGACCGACTTTATCTTTTCCGTCGTCGGCGAAGAACTGGGGTTCGTCGGGGCGGTGGCGCTTCTGTTCCTCTTTTTCGTCCTGATTTACCGCTGCATTTATATAGCGGTCAACGCCAAGGACTGCTTTGGCTTTTTGCTGTCGGCCGGAGTTATTTCAATGATAACCTTCCACGTTATGGTCAATGTGGGAATGACCACCGGGATCATGCCCGTTACGGGCATTCCCCTGCCGATGTTCAGTTACGGGGGCAGCAGCATGATTACCAACCTGGCCGCAATGGGGCTATTGTTAAACATAAACGCAAAGCGGCAAAATATAATGTTCTGACCGGAGGATAAAACCTCCGGTTTTTTGTTGGGCTTGTCATATTTCCTTTAAAAGGAAAATATATTCTATTAGCCGGTAAACAGATGACTTTAACGGGGGGAACAGTTTTGAAAGGGACAGACCTTAAGCCAGGCGGGGCGTTCAAGCAGGACGACTGGATTTCTTACTGCAGGCAGCCGCACTGGAAGAAGCCGGGGCCGGCAGGCCATAAAAAAAGCCTGTACCGGGTTGGGGCGGCCCTGCTCATTTTTCTGGTGCTGTTTGCCTTGAAAGAAACCTGCCACCCCTGGGGAGTAAAGGCAAGGGAAAACCTGAAATACATCCTGACCACGGAATGGAACTACCAGCCGGTAATTGAAAGAATAGTCCAGTTCGGCCTTATGATAGCCAGTATGGACTGGCCGTATTTCAGCTATCCCCAGCCCGTGGTTTCAAAGCCCGAAAAAGCCGGTATTTCCGGAAACCTTGCGCTTCCGGTTTCCGGTAAGGTAATCCGCGGCTACGGCATGGTGATAGACCCGATTGACAACATGGAGCGGTTTCACTCCGGCATTGATATTGCCGCACCGCCGGGAAGCCCGGTTAAGGCGGTGCTGGACGGGAAGGTGAAGCGGATGGGGGACAGTCCGGCGCTGGGCAGGTTCGTCCTGATTGAGCATTCCCAGGGCAGCTATACGCTATACGGCGGGCTTTCCAGGGCGGTTGTGGGCGAAGGCGCACCGGTGCAGGCCGGGCAGATCATCGGGGAAACCGGAACGGCCGGCGACGTTACGGGCGGCGGCCTGCACTTCGAGCTGAGGGAAAACAACAAGCTGGTCGATCCGCTTACCAGGCTGCAGGTGAGTCAATAAAGCGGCGGGCCACCTGGCGGATTTGGCGCATGCTGCCGGCTGCCGGCTTAACAGGCGTTTACAGGATGGGCGATGCCTTTCTAAGGCTTTCAGCGGTGAAGGGAGGGGTTAATTACAATGAAAATCGGTCGTGTTTACGGTGTGGAGATCCATCTGAACAACGCCTTTCTGGCCCTGCTGGGGCTGTTTTTTGTGGCGGGGGTGCTGGAAAAAGGCCTGATTGCCTTTACGGTAGTGCTCCTGCATGAACTGGCCCATGTGGCCGCTGCCCGCCGTGCCGGCGTGCACGTATCGGATATTGAGCTTTTGCCCTTCGGGGGCGTCAGCCATATCGGCGGCGAGGTGGTCGTTGACCCGTCCAGGGAGGTGCTGGTGGCTTCTGCAGGTCCGGCCGTAAATTTGCTTCTGGCAGGACTGGCAACTGCCGTGAAAAATTACGGCCTTTGGGACAGCAGCCTGGGGCCTTTTTTTCTGCAGTGCAACCTGATGATGGCCGCTTTCAACCTGCTGCCGGCGCTGCCGCTGGACGGCGGGAGGATTTTTCGCTCTTACCTGGCAAAGCGCGTTGGCTTCAAACTGGCCACCTACCGGGCGGCCTGGTGGGGTCAGTTCTGGGGCGCGGCCGTTGTGCTGGGCGGGGCTGCCGGTCTGGCCGCCGGTATAATCGGCCTGGACATAATCATTACCGGCCTTTTTCTTTTTTACGCCGCCACCAGGGAAAAAGGCCTGGCGCCTTACCATTTCATCAGGCATCTGGCCCGGAAAAAAGAAGAGCTGGCCAGGGCGGGGGTGCTGCCCAGCGAACCGCTGGTTTCTTTCGACCATGTGCGCCTGGGCGACATCATCCGTACTTTTGTGCCTCAGCGGTTTCACCTGGTGCTTCTTTTGGATGAGAACTGGCGCTACCGCGGCCTGATAAGCGAGGTCCAGATCATTGACGCCCTCCTGGCCAGGGGCGTGGATGCTCCTGTGGGCAGCCTGGTAGACGGAAAGTAGGTCCGCGGCCGTCATCCCTTTTAGCTGACCGGAAAGGCATCCTCCTGAAGAAACCGGCCGGTAAAAATTTTTAAGAAAAACTGTTAATGTTTAAAATTACAATGTACTGTTATTGTTCACAATTATAATGTAATATAAAAAATGAACTGCCTGGAAAAATATTTCTTGCCGGCGCCGCTTGCCCGCCCGGCATGATACGCCGCCGGTAACGGCATAAATTGTCCAGCTGAAAAAGCCGTTGTTCAGGAATATTTTTCCGTTTAATTTTGGAAATAATAATCTTAAGGTGTTGCTGGCCGGGAGGCGGTTCTCAAGGGGTGTTTGCAAGTGGACGTTATTGAACAAATTTTGCCGGAAGTGCAGAGGCCTGCCCGCTATGCCGGGGGAGAGTGGAACTCGGTCCGCAAAGATTGGGACGGTGTTGATATAAAAGTTGCGTTTGCCTTTCCCGACGCCTATGAGGTGGGCATGTCCCACCTGGGGCTGCAGATCCTCTACTGGATCGTAAACGGCCGGCCGGATGCCTTAATGGAAAGGGTGTTTGCCCCCTGGCCGGACATGGAGGAAGAGATGCGAAGCCGCGGGCTTCCCCTTTTCTCCCTGGAATCCCGCCGTCCGGTAAGAGATTTTGATATCCTGGCCTTTACGCTGCAGTACGAAATGAGTTTTTCCAACATCCTGAACATGCTCGATCTGGCCGGCATACCTTTAATGGCGGAGCAGAGGGATGAGAAATTCCCTCTGGTTATAGCGGGGGGGCCCTGTGCCTTTAATCCGGAACCACTGGCAGGCTTTATCGATTTGTTTGTGATCGGCGAAGGGGAAGAGGTAATCAACGAGTTTCTGGATGCCTTTTTAGAGGCTAAACGCCGGGGGCTTTCCCGGCAAGGGCTTCTTTTTGAAGCATTGAAGGTGCCCGGGGTGTACGTGCCTTCGCTGTACCGCGTCCATTACGGGGAAGATGGATCGGTACTGAAGGTAGCACCGGCCGTAGAAGGCGTGCCTGAAAGAGTAACCAAGAGGGTTGTGCGGGACCTTAACGGTGCCCCCTTTCCGCTCCGGCCGGTGGTTCCTTTTACCGAAATAGTGCACGACCGGGCAATGGTTGAGGTGATGCGGGGCTGCACCAGAGGCTGCCGCTTTTGCCAGGCCGGCGTGCTTTACCGGCCGGTGCGCGAGAAAAAGTGCGAGACCGTTTTAGAGCAGGCCGCCGGCCTGGTCAGAAACACCGGCTACGGCGAGATATCCCTCACCTCCCTCAGCACCAGCGATTACACGCCGGTGCGCCGGGCAGTAAAGGCTCTGGTGGATGAATATGCCCGGCAGGGGGTGAATGTTTCACTGCCGTCCCTGCGGGCAGACAACTTTTCGGTGGAACTGGCGAAGGAGGTCCAGCGGGTGCGCCGGTCCAGCCTGACCTTTGCCCCGGAGGCCGGCACCCAGCGCCTTAGAAATGTCATTAACAAGGGCGTGACCGGGGAGGACCTCTTGAAAACTGTAAGCGCTGCCTTCCGCGAAGGGTGGCAGGCGGTTAAGCTCTACTTCATGATCGGGCTGCCCACCGAAACGGATGAAGATCTGGACGGCATAGCCGGGCTGGCCGGGGAAGTGCTGGCCCTGGGACGGCAGGCCGGTGTACCCGCGGGCCGGCTGAGGGTTACCGTCAGCGTTTCTTCTTTTGTGCCGAAGGCGCATACTCCTTTTCAGTGGGAGCCGCAGGCCCCCCTGCCGGCTTTGAAGCAGAAGCAGGCCTACCTTTCCGGAAAGCTCAAAGGGCGGGGGCTGGCATTTAACTATCACGATGCCGGGCTAAGCTTCATCGAGGCGGCCTTCGCCAGGGGAGACCGGAGGCTGGGGGCAGTTCTGGTCAATGCTTTTAAGCTGGGCTGCAAGTTTGACGGATGGTCGGAGCATTTCAGCCTGAGCCGCTGGCTGGAGGCTTTCCGGCGGGCCGGCCTGAACCCGGAGCAATACGCCAACCGGCGCTACGGGTACGCCGAGCCGTTGCCGTGGGATCACATTGACTCCGGAGTTTCCAAAGAATACCTGATTTTAGAGCATCGCCGGGCAATGGCCGGCCTGACCACGCTGGACTGTCGCGCGGGTTCCTGCACCGGCTGCGGCCTGTGCCCGGCCTTGGCGGCAGAACCGGTTTATGCGGAGGCTTAATATATGCCGAGGTACAGAATGATGTATGCTAAAGAAGGGCCGGCCCGCTACATCTCCCACCTGGATTTGCTGAGGGCCTTCGAGCGGGCGGTAAGAAGGGCCGGTTTGCCCCTGGCCTTTACCCTGGGCTTTAACCCTCATCCGAAAATAGCTTTTGCCGCCCCTCTGGGCGTTGGAACGGCCGGAGAGAGGGAATTTGCCGACCTCGAATTAACCGCGAACATGCCGCCTGAAGAGGTGGCAGGCGCTCTGGGGAGGGCCCTGCCGGAAGGGCTTCGCCTGATCGAGTTGAGGGCTGTGGCGGATCAGGCCGGGGCTCTGATGGCAGCGGTGGACCGCGCTACCTACCGGGCTGAGGCCATTTTAAGCCGTCCGGTAAGCGCGGGGGAGGCGGAGCGGGCGGTGGCGGCCTTCCTGTCCATGCCGCAAATATTGGTGGAAAAAAAGGGCCGGCGCGGGGAAAAGAAAGTGCGCGACATAAAGCCCGGCATACTGGCAATGTCGGCAAGGGTAAATGATGATATAATTGTCGTAGAGGCGGAGCTGAAAACGGGCAGCAGCGGCAACGTAAGGTTTGAGGAGGTGCTTGACGCCTTTAGAGAGAAAAGCCGCCTGCCTGTAGAAGGAAGGTTTTCGCTTTACCGTACCGGCGTATACGCTGCGAGGGGAAAAGAGAAAAAGAGCCTGTGGCACGTTTAATTTTGGAGAGGAAAGGTTTTATGCTAAAGGAAATAGTGGTTAACGTAGGCGAAGAAGAAACGAGAGTAGCCGTGCTGGAAGACAGGGTACCGGTGGAAATATATATCGAAAGGTCGGTTAACCAGCGCCTGGTGGGAAATATTTTCAAGGGGCGGGTGGAGAATGTGCTGCCCGGTATGCAGGCTGCCTTTGTCAATATCGGCCTGGAAAAAAATGCCTTTTTATACGTTGAGGATGCCATTCCGGCCCGCGCCCTTGACGGTCACGGTGATTCCATGCTGGGCGCCAATATATGC
The window above is part of the Pelotomaculum thermopropionicum SI genome. Proteins encoded here:
- the FtsI gene encoding cell division protein (FtsI/penicillin-binding protein 2), encoding MERKFIEKKMQVFLIMVSAIFLILVARLAYMQLLQNDRFSTLARENRMRLITITAPRGEVFDRNGIKLVGNQPVYTVSLANLGRKEDTAGVVQRLAAIIGTDPQEIQQKIDQQKRLYEPVKIATGVSPEIVTRIEEQRLELPGVVIDIEPQREYPNGSVLSHVMGYVRQINEEQLAANKDKGYKMGDPFGQTGLEYTYEQYLRGQNGGRQVEVDSMARPVRDLGVKQPVPGNNLILTIDYRVQKAAEDALARAAQEALKLGHREAGAGAAVAIDVRTGGVLAMASYPAYDPVKLSGVLSQKDYNEIFNSPKKPLLNRALLPYAPGSTFKMIVAMAGLESGKITPQDAILDPGIFYYSGGSYSDWKPGGHGRVDLIKAIKVSCDTYFYQLGLKVGIDEIARIARQFGLGESTGIELPGEESGVVPGPASKLQQRLAWLSPEARAKAKEIDRKYSELLNKTADENERKALLRKRGDELRQIEWELDWHDYDTIVSSIGQGDNRYTPLELASYIATIANGGIRYKPYLVQRVVSPDGRLLKENKPVELGRVNVSPETLAVIKQGMYEVTQPPDGTAYGFFAGFPPVAAKTGSAEVYGHDSTHGLFVAFAPYDNPEIAVAVVMEFAGHGGTAAGPVAEDMLAAYFGLPIPGQKAPVSPE
- the MinC gene encoding septum formation inhibitor, encoding MASSKGGIYNDILSRPGQGFPADKDDLIDENTILVQRTLRSGQSIRYNGNIVVLGDVNPGAEVVASGNVIVMGALRGVVHAGAGGDENAVIMAFRLQPTQLRIANHITRPPDNENVDAENPEVARIKNGVVTIEAFQTGGERQGKVT
- the MinD gene encoding septum formation inhibitor-activating ATPase; this encodes MGEVIVVTSGKGGVGKTTTTANLGAGLASMGYKVVMVDADIGLRNLDVVLGLENRIVYDIVDVTGGHCRLRQALIKDKRLEGLHLLPAAQTKDKTAVSPEQMRDLCGELKKEFDYVIIDCPAGIEQGFRNAIAGAEKAIVVTTPEVSAVRDADRIIGLLEAAELREPKLIINRIRPKMVRQGDMMSIDDIIDILAVELLGVIPEDEMIVITTNRGEPVVLDQNSRSGQAYRNITRRILGEEVPMMNLEEEGGFFNRIKKIIGLK
- the MinE gene encoding septum formation topological specificity factor, with amino-acid sequence MLEFLTRLFSKDGGSKNVAKERLRLVLVHDRTSISPQLLETLKAELIKVISNYMEIDEAALEVSLDSSGNTVALVASIPVKGMKRVAGTA
- the FtsW gene encoding bacterial cell division membrane protein; protein product: MRAAMFKQSRILKKLDYTLVITVVIIIIFSLVIIYSATKPSEVLTATGEAGGDPFASVKKQVFNIIIGLGVMLFMLGIQYEDLAKHMKALYALNLVMLGAVIFFGHSALGATRWIGIGSFKFQPSEFAKLIIIICFAAFLVRRKGKLNRLKDLLPCFAFMGVPVLLILMQPDLGTSLVYMAIMFGMLFAAGARPALLAGLIVGGLSLVSLWIWAHFWFEANSSFDLWIPLKDYQLKRLTIFLNPWKDWHGDGYHVIQSQIAIGQGGFFGRGLFQGSQTHGDFLPIQETDFIFSVVGEELGFVGAVALLFLFFVLIYRCIYIAVNAKDCFGFLLSAGVISMITFHVMVNVGMTTGIMPVTGIPLPMFSYGGSSMITNLAAMGLLLNINAKRQNIMF
- the NlpD gene encoding membrane protein (related to metalloendopeptidases), whose product is MKGTDLKPGGAFKQDDWISYCRQPHWKKPGPAGHKKSLYRVGAALLIFLVLFALKETCHPWGVKARENLKYILTTEWNYQPVIERIVQFGLMIASMDWPYFSYPQPVVSKPEKAGISGNLALPVSGKVIRGYGMVIDPIDNMERFHSGIDIAAPPGSPVKAVLDGKVKRMGDSPALGRFVLIEHSQGSYTLYGGLSRAVVGEGAPVQAGQIIGETGTAGDVTGGGLHFELRENNKLVDPLTRLQVSQ
- the SpoIVFB gene encoding Zn-dependent protease, which gives rise to MKIGRVYGVEIHLNNAFLALLGLFFVAGVLEKGLIAFTVVLLHELAHVAAARRAGVHVSDIELLPFGGVSHIGGEVVVDPSREVLVASAGPAVNLLLAGLATAVKNYGLWDSSLGPFFLQCNLMMAAFNLLPALPLDGGRIFRSYLAKRVGFKLATYRAAWWGQFWGAAVVLGGAAGLAAGIIGLDIIITGLFLFYAATREKGLAPYHFIRHLARKKEELARAGVLPSEPLVSFDHVRLGDIIRTFVPQRFHLVLLLDENWRYRGLISEVQIIDALLARGVDAPVGSLVDGK
- a CDS encoding Fe-S oxidoreductase, with the translated sequence MDVIEQILPEVQRPARYAGGEWNSVRKDWDGVDIKVAFAFPDAYEVGMSHLGLQILYWIVNGRPDALMERVFAPWPDMEEEMRSRGLPLFSLESRRPVRDFDILAFTLQYEMSFSNILNMLDLAGIPLMAEQRDEKFPLVIAGGPCAFNPEPLAGFIDLFVIGEGEEVINEFLDAFLEAKRRGLSRQGLLFEALKVPGVYVPSLYRVHYGEDGSVLKVAPAVEGVPERVTKRVVRDLNGAPFPLRPVVPFTEIVHDRAMVEVMRGCTRGCRFCQAGVLYRPVREKKCETVLEQAAGLVRNTGYGEISLTSLSTSDYTPVRRAVKALVDEYARQGVNVSLPSLRADNFSVELAKEVQRVRRSSLTFAPEAGTQRLRNVINKGVTGEDLLKTVSAAFREGWQAVKLYFMIGLPTETDEDLDGIAGLAGEVLALGRQAGVPAGRLRVTVSVSSFVPKAHTPFQWEPQAPLPALKQKQAYLSGKLKGRGLAFNYHDAGLSFIEAAFARGDRRLGAVLVNAFKLGCKFDGWSEHFSLSRWLEAFRRAGLNPEQYANRRYGYAEPLPWDHIDSGVSKEYLILEHRRAMAGLTTLDCRAGSCTGCGLCPALAAEPVYAEA